In Cyanobium sp. ATX 6F1, one DNA window encodes the following:
- a CDS encoding prevent-host-death protein produces MTTRIGIRELRSRLASHLESSTPIEVTRHGRTIGLYVPLPQQGNLSDRDKVLEAGRLMQAELERLGLSEDELSADFKAWRQGRPEQPSA; encoded by the coding sequence GTGACGACCCGTATTGGCATCCGTGAACTCAGGTCCAGGCTGGCCTCCCATCTGGAATCGTCCACGCCGATTGAGGTGACCCGCCATGGCCGCACCATTGGCCTCTACGTGCCCTTGCCCCAGCAGGGCAACCTGAGTGATCGGGACAAGGTGTTGGAGGCTGGCCGGCTGATGCAGGCTGAACTGGAGCGTCTCGGTTTGAGCGAAGACGAGCTCAGTGCCGACTTCAAGGCCTGGCGGCAAGGCCGCCCTGAGCAACCGTCGGCCTGA
- a CDS encoding NAD(P)-dependent alcohol dehydrogenase, translating to MTAQIEALAALGAGQPLQPFSYTPGPLGSDQVEIAVESCGICHSDLSMLDNEWGMTAYPFIPGHEVIGRVAALGEHTKRLSIGDRVGLGWFSGSCGACDQCLSGNQNLCLKAEATIVGRHGGFATRVRAEWTWVSPLPEGLDAEKAGPLFCGGITVFNPIVELGIKPTDSVAVIGIGGLGHMALKFLRAWGCDVTAFTSSDSKREEALQLGAHRTLNSRNAEELAGAASSFDFILNTTNANLDWNTYIAALKPKGRLHTVGAVPEPIALAAFPMILGQKSLSASPLGSPSTTDKMLHFSCRHGIAPTTEFFPMSKVNEALDHLRSGKARYRIVLINDLG from the coding sequence ATGACCGCACAGATCGAGGCCCTCGCTGCCCTCGGCGCCGGGCAACCGCTCCAGCCCTTTTCCTACACCCCCGGTCCCCTCGGCAGCGATCAGGTGGAAATCGCCGTAGAGAGCTGCGGCATCTGCCATAGCGATCTCTCCATGCTCGACAACGAGTGGGGCATGACCGCCTATCCGTTTATTCCCGGCCATGAAGTGATCGGCCGGGTGGCCGCCCTCGGGGAGCACACGAAGCGTCTGAGCATCGGCGACCGGGTTGGTCTGGGCTGGTTTTCCGGCAGCTGCGGCGCCTGCGACCAATGCCTCTCCGGCAACCAGAACCTCTGCCTTAAGGCCGAAGCCACCATCGTCGGGCGCCACGGAGGCTTCGCGACGCGGGTGCGGGCCGAGTGGACCTGGGTGTCTCCCTTGCCGGAAGGCCTCGACGCCGAGAAGGCAGGCCCCCTTTTCTGCGGTGGCATCACCGTCTTCAATCCGATCGTGGAATTGGGTATCAAACCCACCGACAGCGTGGCGGTGATCGGGATCGGCGGGCTGGGTCACATGGCCCTGAAGTTTCTGCGGGCCTGGGGATGCGACGTCACCGCCTTCACCAGCAGCGACTCGAAACGGGAGGAAGCGCTCCAGCTGGGCGCCCACCGCACCTTGAACTCCCGCAACGCCGAAGAACTGGCAGGGGCTGCGAGCAGCTTCGACTTCATTCTCAACACCACCAACGCCAACCTCGACTGGAACACCTACATCGCCGCCCTCAAACCCAAGGGGCGTCTGCACACCGTGGGGGCCGTACCTGAACCGATCGCCTTGGCCGCTTTTCCGATGATTCTCGGGCAGAAAAGCCTCTCCGCTTCACCGCTGGGGAGCCCTTCCACCACCGACAAGATGCTGCATTTCAGCTGTCGCCACGGCATCGCGCCCACCACGGAGTTCTTTCCCATGTCGAAGGTCAATGAAGCCCTGGATCACCTCCGCTCCGGCAAAGCCCGCTACCGCATCGTGCTGATCAACGACCTGGGGTGA
- a CDS encoding HEPN domain-containing protein has translation MALSEAEGLLRIAAVDLESAQASFDPTVFREGAWGFWLQQAVEKALKAWLLHLGSDPPLTHDLRRLVLLLEAKGVATAKLQPLAQLTVYAVQFRYDADPTPLGLDREDLNRQVKELIARVQALVMPGSETEA, from the coding sequence ATGGCGCTCTCTGAAGCGGAAGGTCTGCTGCGCATCGCCGCCGTCGATTTGGAGAGCGCTCAGGCTTCCTTCGACCCGACCGTCTTTCGCGAAGGTGCCTGGGGTTTCTGGCTGCAGCAGGCCGTGGAGAAGGCGTTGAAGGCCTGGCTGCTGCATCTGGGCAGCGATCCGCCGCTCACCCATGACCTGCGCCGTCTGGTGTTGCTGCTTGAGGCCAAGGGAGTAGCCACGGCCAAGCTGCAACCGCTCGCTCAGCTCACCGTCTATGCCGTGCAGTTCCGCTATGACGCCGATCCCACACCCCTGGGGTTGGATCGGGAAGACCTCAACCGGCAGGTGAAGGAACTGATCGCCCGGGTGCAGGCGCTGGTCATGCCGGGTTCCGAAACTGAGGCGTGA
- a CDS encoding nucleotidyltransferase domain-containing protein: protein MSTASTPTIEERLQAMAGVIHGVIPGAQVRLFGSRARGTSGPDSDIDLLITAPDEWLAQHHRFQVLNDLWGRLAQADVSLDLLLYSRSECEERQHWRSHVIGRAYREGRLLHGAL, encoded by the coding sequence ATGAGCACGGCATCCACGCCCACGATCGAGGAACGGCTCCAGGCCATGGCCGGGGTGATCCATGGCGTCATCCCCGGGGCGCAGGTGCGGCTGTTCGGTTCGAGGGCTCGCGGCACCAGCGGACCTGATTCCGACATCGATCTGCTGATCACCGCCCCAGATGAGTGGCTGGCGCAGCATCACCGTTTCCAGGTGCTGAACGATCTGTGGGGTCGGCTGGCCCAGGCGGATGTGTCGCTCGATCTGCTGCTGTACTCCCGGAGCGAATGCGAGGAGCGCCAGCACTGGCGGAGCCATGTGATTGGCAGGGCCTACCGGGAAGGACGGCTACTGCATGGCGCTCTCTGA
- a CDS encoding oxygenase MpaB family protein, whose amino-acid sequence MSDPSPLQEAEATCHQLAGVVFPWDLTRSLELALLKTFCVPSISALLDRTGEFAQRPRKRYDDTGLMVAELLRHGVDSEAGAAVIERMNHIHGHYAIGNDDFLYVLSTFVAEPIRWLSRYGWRGLNDLEQEHLFRFWQAVGQRMGISAIPGSLVELMALNEQVEREVFALAPSNRRVADATLAMLLADWPAPLRPALQRVLTGLLDRQTAGSLGWPVAPGLLQQLVLATLRLRSRASAAGAVLSRGLGRQPRARFFSQRPTPSYGANFRLEQLGPLPLLQNLNPPRRSGLPADDTADATGSAAPPG is encoded by the coding sequence ATGAGCGATCCCAGCCCGCTGCAGGAGGCCGAAGCCACCTGCCACCAGCTCGCCGGCGTGGTGTTCCCCTGGGATCTCACCCGCTCCCTTGAGCTGGCCCTGCTCAAGACCTTCTGCGTGCCCTCGATCTCTGCTCTGCTGGATCGCACCGGTGAGTTCGCCCAGCGGCCGCGCAAGCGCTACGACGACACCGGCCTGATGGTGGCCGAACTGCTGCGTCATGGGGTCGACAGCGAGGCGGGTGCGGCGGTGATCGAGCGCATGAACCACATCCACGGCCACTACGCCATCGGCAACGACGACTTCCTCTACGTGCTCTCTACGTTCGTGGCCGAGCCGATCCGCTGGCTGAGTCGTTACGGCTGGCGGGGCCTCAACGACCTGGAGCAGGAGCACCTGTTCCGCTTCTGGCAGGCGGTGGGGCAGCGGATGGGGATCAGCGCCATCCCGGGCAGCCTGGTGGAGCTGATGGCGCTCAACGAGCAGGTGGAACGGGAGGTATTCGCTCTGGCCCCCAGCAACCGCCGCGTCGCCGACGCCACCCTGGCCATGCTGCTGGCCGACTGGCCCGCCCCCCTACGGCCGGCGCTGCAACGGGTGCTGACCGGCCTGCTCGATCGCCAGACGGCGGGCAGCCTGGGCTGGCCCGTGGCGCCGGGCTTGCTGCAGCAGCTGGTGCTCGCCACCCTGCGCCTGCGCAGCCGCGCCTCCGCCGCCGGTGCCGTCTTGAGCCGAGGGCTGGGGCGGCAACCCCGGGCGCGGTTCTTCTCCCAGCGGCCCACCCCCAGCTATGGCGCCAACTTCCGGCTTGAGCAACTGGGCCCGCTGCCCCTGCTGCAGAACCTCAACCCGCCCAGGCGTTCAGGCCTGCCTGCCGATGACACTGCTGACGCCACAGGATCCGCAGCGCCTCCTGGCTGA
- a CDS encoding nucleotidyltransferase family protein, which yields MTITSPRTEQVLSTLRLHRGDWQQRFNVVDIGVFGSVARGDARPDSDVDVWVRLDPLTPYALVHLKQELETLLSTSVDVVRLRERMNPPSSSASSTKACGHDGRRTHLKLIRRWAGICLT from the coding sequence ATGACCATCACCAGCCCACGGACAGAACAGGTTCTCAGCACCCTGCGGCTCCATCGTGGAGACTGGCAACAGCGCTTCAACGTGGTCGATATCGGCGTCTTCGGTTCCGTTGCCCGTGGCGACGCCCGCCCCGACAGCGATGTCGACGTGTGGGTGCGGCTGGATCCGCTCACTCCCTATGCCCTGGTGCACCTCAAGCAGGAGCTGGAAACGTTGCTGAGCACGTCTGTGGATGTGGTGCGACTGCGCGAGCGCATGAACCCTCCCTCAAGCAGCGCATCCTCGACGAAGGCCTGCGGCCATGACGGAAGGAGGACCCATCTCAAGTTGATACGGAGGTGGGCCGGGATCTGCTTGACGTGA
- a CDS encoding PIN domain-containing protein, producing the protein MERKRLVLDANILIRGCLGLRVRALIAHYADQVDFFVAEANVAEATAYVSDLARKRGLNAEVCAEALLSLLLMVQVVENSVLGSAKEEALVRIRDKDDWPALALALPLECAIWTEDQDFFGIGIATWTTNTVERYLES; encoded by the coding sequence GTGGAGCGCAAGCGTCTGGTCCTGGACGCGAACATCCTCATTCGCGGTTGTCTCGGCCTTCGGGTGCGCGCGCTCATCGCCCATTACGCCGATCAAGTGGACTTCTTTGTCGCTGAAGCCAACGTGGCCGAGGCGACCGCCTACGTGAGTGATCTCGCCAGGAAGAGAGGACTCAATGCAGAGGTCTGCGCTGAGGCTTTGCTCAGCCTGCTGTTGATGGTCCAGGTTGTGGAAAACAGCGTGCTCGGGTCGGCCAAGGAGGAGGCCTTGGTGAGGATCCGTGACAAGGATGACTGGCCTGCCCTGGCGCTGGCGTTGCCATTGGAATGCGCCATCTGGACGGAGGATCAGGACTTCTTCGGCATCGGCATCGCAACCTGGACCACCAACACGGTGGAGCGTTACCTGGAGAGCTGA
- a CDS encoding DUF86 domain-containing protein produces the protein MQFLAIGEALKLFERHWPGRLQAEFPSVDWKGAMGFRDVIAHQYFDLDSEQVLLICEQSLPELIAAVRALRQR, from the coding sequence ATGCAGTTCCTCGCGATCGGTGAGGCTCTCAAGCTTTTTGAACGCCACTGGCCTGGTCGTCTGCAGGCCGAATTCCCATCGGTGGATTGGAAGGGGGCCATGGGTTTTCGCGATGTGATCGCCCATCAGTACTTCGATCTCGACAGTGAGCAGGTGTTGCTGATCTGTGAGCAATCCCTGCCTGAACTGATCGCGGCTGTTCGGGCGTTGCGGCAAAGATAA